The following proteins come from a genomic window of Dongia rigui:
- a CDS encoding response regulator: MKTDPKRILIIDDDQGFRDFARDAAATQGWVVETAANGREGCLAFANFNPDVVILDIVMPKMDGFEVLDWLSEARAQCRIILLTGYNPSYATMAEQLGEAKGLPAVTMLTKPVRLTALVAAIAT, encoded by the coding sequence ATGAAGACCGACCCCAAACGCATTCTGATCATCGATGACGATCAGGGCTTCCGCGATTTCGCCCGCGATGCCGCCGCCACACAGGGCTGGGTGGTGGAAACAGCCGCCAACGGCCGGGAGGGGTGCCTCGCTTTTGCCAATTTCAATCCCGACGTGGTGATCCTCGACATCGTCATGCCTAAGATGGATGGTTTCGAGGTCCTGGACTGGCTATCCGAGGCGCGGGCACAATGCCGGATCATCCTGCTCACGGGCTACAATCCCAGCTATGCAACCATGGCCGAGCAACTCGGCGAGGCAAAGGGCCTGCCCGCGGTGACCATGCTGACCAAACCCGTCCGCCTGACGGCCCTTGTGGCAGCCATCGCTACCTGA
- a CDS encoding succinylglutamate desuccinylase/aspartoacylase family protein, producing MTKTIERISLGAMSPGTERFLAVHRYGTKGARPKAYVQASLHSDEIPGMLAVHHLQRLLDEADKKGAIKGEIVVVPVANPIGLGQIVNGSHSGRYELRGGGNFNRQWPDLFDGLLDAVRTKLSADQAANVAVVRAAIGTKINQMMPDTELSRLKVELARLAHDADMVLDLHCDDEALMHVYMQPMHWQDFSDIAAELGARASLLCVDSKAQSFDETFSLPWSKLQDAIGDKFPIPNACFATTVEFRGQADVFDEMASEDAAGLYRFLQRHGVLAGDPGKVPELQCEGTDLEATDIVRAPKAGVIAYKVALGAQVKKGDLIAELVDPLADDANKARQPIRALTDGLVLSRCLRKLVSPGDGIAMIVGTAKLAHRKGGTLLSD from the coding sequence ATGACCAAGACGATCGAGCGGATCTCGCTGGGGGCGATGAGCCCGGGCACCGAGCGCTTCCTGGCCGTGCATCGCTATGGCACCAAGGGTGCGCGGCCTAAGGCCTATGTCCAGGCCTCGCTGCATTCGGATGAAATTCCCGGCATGCTGGCGGTGCATCACCTGCAGCGCCTGCTGGATGAAGCCGACAAAAAGGGCGCGATCAAGGGCGAGATCGTCGTCGTCCCCGTCGCCAACCCGATCGGTCTTGGCCAGATCGTCAATGGCAGCCATAGCGGCCGCTATGAATTGCGCGGCGGCGGTAATTTCAACCGCCAATGGCCCGATCTCTTTGATGGCTTGCTGGATGCGGTGCGCACCAAGCTGAGTGCCGATCAAGCCGCCAATGTCGCCGTCGTGCGGGCGGCGATCGGCACCAAGATCAACCAGATGATGCCGGATACGGAACTCTCGCGGCTCAAGGTCGAGCTGGCGCGCCTTGCCCATGATGCCGACATGGTGCTGGACCTGCATTGCGACGACGAAGCCCTGATGCATGTCTACATGCAGCCGATGCATTGGCAGGATTTCAGCGATATCGCGGCCGAGCTCGGCGCGCGAGCGAGCCTCCTCTGTGTCGATTCAAAGGCGCAGAGCTTTGACGAAACCTTTTCGCTGCCCTGGAGCAAGCTGCAGGATGCGATCGGCGACAAGTTCCCGATCCCCAATGCCTGCTTTGCCACCACGGTCGAATTTCGCGGCCAGGCCGATGTGTTCGACGAGATGGCCAGTGAAGATGCGGCCGGGCTCTATCGCTTCCTGCAGCGCCATGGCGTCCTGGCGGGCGACCCGGGCAAGGTGCCGGAACTGCAATGCGAGGGCACGGATCTGGAGGCGACCGACATCGTGCGGGCACCCAAGGCCGGCGTCATCGCCTACAAGGTCGCCCTGGGCGCCCAGGTGAAAAAAGGCGACCTCATCGCCGAGCTGGTCGACCCGCTGGCCGATGATGCCAACAAAGCGCGCCAGCCGATCCGCGCCCTCACTGACGGCCTGGTCCTGTCGCGATGCTTGCGCAAGCTGGTCTCGCCCGGCGATGGCATCGCCATGATCGTCGGCACGGCCAAGCTCGCCCACCGCAAGGGCGGCACGCTGCTCAGCGATTGA
- a CDS encoding PAS domain S-box protein produces the protein MDELNHPNGPARGQSTDPADARLAADTLNALPIAVCVVDADGRVLCTNPAWVRLADVDHGRTNFKIGDNCFDHLARVAAAGDTMAAEIAAGLRAVINGESTEFVRKDVRCLSQPHDWFDVLIKAIDGDGPRRCLMMLDDVSERQRALGIISESAARHRHAERIARLGHWRLEHRGDDWRKGCIEYSEEAAAILGLEPGITNHDFDDIKRRIHPDDLARVLAIYEADHPEGYVVEYRVRRSDGTCLTVQETGESVETGRYASGVEFGTIQDVSAQRQDADRLRRLNDELEQLVAERTAALAERESQLRRAQALAKIGHYTWHHGPSGEQLSDWPQGLNYSQAIADIFGVTPSELVVSDAAYIERFVHPDDRAHVRDSYRQQDEAKLANCPPLEYRILRPDGAVRHVVEIIETVAGGGDDVVQVLGMIQDITASKAAELAQHDSEARLQAFLDNAPFIMSIKDVEGRLLMINREGAESYEVPQENLHGHLTEELLPDAAGRTITAMSREVMATGRVVTKEVQLPTYERYHWSLEIEFPIRDSAGRINAIGGFAVDISEQKKAELALRESEARLRAIFDHVPVTLSLSNPAGRYTMINRRFLDKVGKGEDEVIGHTAEEVFGPDGARLLVERKAQVQRTLASVTYEARTPTEMGARDCAFTHFPIIDDGVLTAIGTISLDLTEQRTAEAALQQAQKMELVGQLTGGLAHDFNNLLGAIIGNLDLLALDIKEERGRTILQRAVSAAERGASLIHRLLAFSRRQTLSPRLVDVNRQIQEMRPLLEHSLGSGLTIVVRGSAHYAFARVDPVQLEAALLNLAINARDAMPDGGRLVIETANVTMAVRDLSGNEPGSYIMIVVSDQGTGMTPEVLEKSIEPFFTTKPVGKGTGLGLSMVHGFVKQSGGNIHIDSQVGRGTTVGLFLPCANEGAEEADWESDASVALRRGKGEKILFVGRGGPVQSECMATLQKLGYACLVAGDANMALLALSENADIKLLITDMLLPGSMHGADLSGAARRSQDGLRVLQLAGLSDAEARLESSLPPDDLLLTMPFRARDLLALVTDLMSEVPA, from the coding sequence ATGGATGAACTCAACCACCCGAACGGGCCGGCGCGCGGGCAATCGACCGACCCCGCCGATGCCCGGTTGGCAGCGGACACGCTGAACGCGCTGCCGATTGCCGTCTGCGTCGTCGATGCAGACGGGCGGGTGCTGTGCACCAATCCCGCCTGGGTGCGGCTCGCCGATGTCGATCATGGGCGCACCAATTTCAAGATCGGCGACAATTGCTTCGACCATCTGGCGCGGGTGGCTGCCGCCGGCGATACCATGGCGGCAGAAATCGCTGCTGGGTTGCGTGCGGTCATCAATGGCGAGAGTACGGAGTTCGTGCGCAAGGATGTGCGGTGCCTGTCGCAGCCGCATGACTGGTTCGATGTGTTGATCAAGGCCATCGATGGCGACGGTCCACGGCGCTGCCTGATGATGCTTGACGATGTCAGCGAGCGGCAGCGGGCGCTTGGCATCATCAGCGAAAGTGCCGCGCGACATCGCCATGCGGAACGCATCGCGCGTCTTGGCCACTGGCGGCTCGAGCATCGCGGCGATGACTGGCGCAAGGGCTGCATCGAGTACTCGGAAGAAGCCGCTGCCATCCTCGGGCTCGAGCCCGGAATCACCAACCACGATTTCGATGACATCAAGCGGCGAATTCATCCCGACGACCTCGCCCGGGTCCTGGCAATCTACGAGGCCGACCACCCCGAAGGCTATGTTGTCGAATACCGGGTCAGGCGCTCGGATGGCACCTGCCTGACGGTTCAGGAAACGGGTGAAAGCGTCGAGACCGGCAGATACGCCAGTGGCGTCGAGTTCGGCACGATCCAGGACGTCTCCGCGCAGCGCCAGGATGCCGACCGGCTGCGCCGCCTCAATGACGAGCTCGAGCAACTGGTGGCAGAACGGACCGCTGCGCTGGCCGAGCGGGAATCGCAATTGCGACGCGCCCAGGCTTTGGCCAAGATCGGGCATTACACTTGGCACCACGGCCCGTCTGGCGAACAGCTCAGCGATTGGCCGCAGGGCCTCAACTATTCCCAGGCGATTGCCGACATTTTCGGCGTGACGCCGTCTGAGCTCGTCGTTTCGGACGCAGCCTATATCGAGCGCTTCGTCCATCCCGACGACCGCGCGCATGTGCGCGATAGTTACCGGCAGCAGGACGAGGCGAAGCTCGCCAACTGCCCGCCGCTCGAATACAGGATCCTGCGGCCGGACGGTGCGGTGCGCCATGTGGTCGAGATCATCGAAACGGTTGCGGGCGGTGGCGACGATGTCGTCCAGGTGCTCGGCATGATCCAGGACATTACCGCGTCAAAGGCTGCCGAACTGGCCCAGCATGACAGCGAGGCGCGCCTGCAGGCATTCCTCGACAACGCCCCCTTCATCATGTCGATCAAGGATGTCGAAGGTCGCCTGCTGATGATCAATCGCGAAGGCGCCGAGAGCTATGAGGTTCCGCAAGAGAATTTGCATGGCCATCTGACCGAAGAACTGTTGCCCGACGCCGCCGGCCGCACCATTACCGCCATGAGCCGCGAGGTGATGGCGACCGGCAGAGTGGTCACCAAGGAGGTCCAGCTTCCCACGTACGAACGCTACCATTGGAGCCTCGAGATCGAATTTCCGATCCGCGATTCGGCGGGCCGTATCAACGCGATCGGTGGCTTTGCCGTCGATATCAGCGAGCAGAAAAAGGCCGAACTGGCCCTACGCGAGAGCGAGGCGCGGCTGCGGGCCATCTTCGACCATGTCCCCGTGACCTTGTCCCTCAGCAACCCGGCCGGCCGCTATACCATGATCAACCGCCGTTTCCTCGACAAAGTTGGCAAAGGCGAGGATGAGGTCATCGGCCATACCGCCGAGGAGGTCTTCGGTCCCGATGGCGCGCGGTTGCTGGTCGAGCGCAAGGCGCAGGTCCAGCGCACCCTGGCGTCCGTGACCTACGAGGCCCGCACGCCGACCGAGATGGGCGCGCGCGATTGCGCCTTTACTCATTTCCCAATCATTGACGACGGTGTACTGACGGCGATTGGCACAATCTCCCTCGACCTTACCGAGCAGCGCACGGCCGAGGCTGCGTTGCAGCAGGCCCAGAAAATGGAACTGGTGGGCCAGCTGACCGGCGGCCTGGCGCATGACTTCAACAATCTGCTCGGCGCCATTATCGGCAATCTGGATTTGCTGGCGCTCGATATCAAGGAAGAGCGAGGCCGAACGATCCTGCAGCGGGCAGTCTCGGCAGCCGAACGCGGCGCGTCGCTGATCCACCGCCTGTTGGCTTTCTCGCGGCGCCAGACGTTGTCGCCGCGCCTGGTCGACGTCAACCGCCAGATTCAGGAAATGCGGCCGTTGCTCGAACACAGTCTGGGCAGCGGCCTGACCATCGTGGTCCGCGGATCGGCGCACTATGCCTTCGCCCGTGTCGATCCGGTGCAGCTCGAGGCAGCCCTGCTCAATCTCGCGATTAACGCCCGCGATGCCATGCCCGATGGCGGTCGCCTTGTCATCGAAACCGCGAACGTCACCATGGCCGTCCGCGACCTGAGCGGCAACGAACCCGGCTCCTATATCATGATCGTCGTCTCGGACCAGGGAACCGGCATGACGCCGGAGGTTCTCGAAAAATCGATCGAGCCCTTCTTTACGACCAAACCGGTGGGAAAGGGGACGGGCCTTGGCCTCAGCATGGTGCATGGCTTCGTCAAACAGTCGGGCGGCAATATCCATATCGATAGCCAGGTGGGTCGCGGTACCACGGTCGGCCTGTTCTTGCCTTGCGCGAATGAGGGCGCCGAGGAAGCGGATTGGGAATCCGATGCATCAGTCGCCTTGCGCCGTGGCAAGGGCGAGAAGATCCTGTTTGTGGGGCGGGGTGGGCCAGTGCAGAGCGAATGCATGGCGACGCTGCAGAAGCTTGGCTATGCGTGCCTGGTCGCGGGTGACGCGAACATGGCCCTGCTGGCCCTGTCGGAGAATGCCGACATCAAGCTGCTGATCACGGACATGCTGCTGCCGGGCAGTATGCATGGCGCAGATCTTTCCGGCGCGGCGCGGCGCAGCCAGGATGGCCTCAGGGTACTCCAGCTCGCGGGCCTCAGCGACGCCGAGGCGCGGTTGGAAAGCAGCTTGCCGCCTGACGACCTGTTGCTGACGATGCCCTTTCGCGCCCGCGACCTGTTGGCGCTGGTAACCGATCTGATGTCCGAGGTGCCGGCATGA
- a CDS encoding tetratricopeptide repeat protein yields MKIRLSVPRLRPAVLALALLPAMIACAGKEDGSGTARADSSTGNATATSTAEPQWTLAGALLAGRLAFNEGDDVMAAKLLGLAREAAPGDQMLATSTLSALVGSGNFAEAAKLAAEIKQQGAKTQLIGYVELVDRAKADDWKGAKTALDSISDDGVGRIAKPFIAAWIELGATGKLDAAVAALGPLSEFNGLGSVVTQHTALMEDHLGRTQQALDRMKGAADAGAASARFIELYIEFLRRAGDKGSAAAFLDLFRSANAGIAGAIADPLADRLGQPVEKGPIIQKPVEGLAEAFFDLGSILQSENAGDQAKVFARMALELDPQLDIARMLLGNIMQQRERCPDAIDMYRTIPESSIFRWSAEISVADCQQKLEDTNGAIATLEGLVKARPGRTEAVVELGDLYRREKRFADAVKAYDIAIGTIKEPKADDWSLFYSRGVAHERNKEWDKAEPDFKKALELSPDQPYVLNYLAYTWVERRENLDEALKMLNNAVEQRPEEGFIVDSLGWAYFQLGDFEKAVTYLERAVELQPTDPVLNDHLGDAYWRVGRKNEARFQWHRSLSFKPEADQIGLIQEKLKSGLGAVKPDAAVPSGG; encoded by the coding sequence ATGAAAATCCGTCTTTCGGTGCCGCGTCTCAGACCGGCGGTGTTGGCCCTGGCCCTGTTGCCGGCGATGATCGCCTGCGCCGGGAAGGAAGACGGCAGCGGCACCGCGCGGGCGGATTCCTCGACTGGCAACGCGACGGCAACCAGCACAGCCGAACCGCAATGGACCCTTGCCGGCGCCTTGCTCGCCGGGCGCCTTGCTTTCAACGAGGGCGACGACGTCATGGCGGCCAAGCTCCTAGGGCTGGCGCGGGAGGCGGCCCCCGGCGATCAGATGCTCGCTACCAGCACCCTCTCGGCTCTTGTCGGCAGCGGCAACTTTGCCGAGGCGGCGAAGCTCGCGGCCGAGATCAAGCAACAGGGCGCCAAGACCCAACTCATCGGCTATGTCGAACTGGTCGACCGCGCCAAGGCCGACGATTGGAAGGGCGCCAAGACCGCCCTCGACAGCATTTCCGATGACGGTGTGGGACGCATCGCCAAGCCGTTCATCGCCGCTTGGATTGAATTGGGTGCGACCGGCAAGCTGGATGCGGCCGTGGCAGCGCTCGGGCCGCTCTCCGAATTCAACGGCCTGGGCTCGGTCGTGACGCAGCACACCGCGCTGATGGAAGACCATCTCGGCCGCACGCAACAGGCGCTCGATCGCATGAAGGGGGCGGCCGATGCTGGTGCCGCCAGTGCGCGCTTCATCGAGCTCTATATCGAGTTCCTGCGCCGCGCCGGCGACAAGGGTTCGGCTGCGGCCTTCCTCGATCTTTTCCGCTCGGCCAATGCGGGGATTGCCGGGGCCATTGCCGATCCGCTGGCTGACCGCCTTGGCCAACCGGTCGAGAAGGGGCCGATCATCCAGAAGCCCGTCGAGGGTCTGGCGGAGGCCTTCTTCGATCTCGGCTCCATCCTGCAATCCGAGAATGCCGGCGACCAGGCCAAGGTCTTTGCCCGCATGGCGCTTGAGCTTGACCCTCAACTCGACATCGCGCGCATGCTGCTTGGCAACATCATGCAGCAGCGCGAACGCTGCCCCGACGCGATCGACATGTACCGCACCATTCCGGAAAGCTCGATCTTCCGCTGGTCGGCCGAGATTTCGGTCGCCGATTGCCAGCAGAAGCTCGAAGACACCAATGGCGCCATCGCCACGCTGGAAGGCTTGGTCAAGGCGCGTCCCGGCCGTACCGAGGCGGTGGTCGAGCTCGGCGATCTTTATCGCCGCGAGAAACGCTTTGCCGATGCGGTGAAGGCTTATGACATCGCCATCGGCACGATCAAGGAACCCAAGGCCGACGATTGGTCGCTGTTCTACTCGCGCGGTGTCGCCCACGAGCGCAACAAGGAATGGGACAAGGCCGAGCCGGATTTCAAGAAGGCGCTGGAACTCTCACCTGACCAGCCCTATGTGCTCAACTATCTAGCCTATACCTGGGTCGAGCGCCGCGAGAACCTCGATGAGGCGCTGAAGATGCTCAACAACGCCGTCGAGCAGCGGCCCGAGGAAGGCTTCATTGTCGACAGTCTGGGCTGGGCCTATTTCCAACTCGGCGATTTCGAAAAGGCGGTTACCTATCTCGAGCGCGCGGTTGAACTGCAGCCGACCGATCCGGTCCTCAACGATCACCTCGGCGATGCCTATTGGCGGGTGGGGCGCAAGAACGAGGCGCGCTTCCAATGGCACCGCTCGCTCTCCTTCAAGCCGGAGGCGGACCAGATCGGCCTCATCCAGGAGAAGCTGAAATCGGGGCTGGGTGCGGTAAAGCCCGACGCCGCGGTACCGTCGGGCGGCTGA
- a CDS encoding 4-(cytidine 5'-diphospho)-2-C-methyl-D-erythritol kinase: MLARAKVNLYLHVVGKRADGYHLLDSLIVFAETGDDIRVAPAETLTLTIDGPFGRGLDTGTGNLVMRAALALRELTGSKRGAAIHLTKNLPLASGIGGGSADAAATLLALIDLWQVTPERAALYQLAERLGADVPVCLDGRPAFVGGVGEDIVPAGTLPRMHILLVNPLVETPTPAVFKARRGDFSNPARWARPPATPQDLAAYLLGRRNDLTDPAITVAPAVAAVLDAIAATPDCLLARLSGSGATCFGLYADAARAAQARAAVLAGHPDWWAQEAPIS, from the coding sequence ATGCTCGCCCGCGCCAAGGTCAATCTTTATCTGCATGTCGTCGGCAAACGCGCCGACGGCTACCATCTCCTCGACTCGCTTATCGTCTTTGCCGAGACCGGCGATGACATCCGCGTGGCGCCCGCAGAAACGCTGACCCTCACTATCGACGGTCCGTTCGGGCGCGGGCTCGATACCGGTACCGGCAATCTGGTGATGCGCGCAGCGCTGGCCTTGCGTGAATTGACCGGCAGCAAGAGGGGTGCCGCCATTCATCTCACCAAGAACCTGCCGCTCGCCTCCGGCATCGGCGGCGGCTCGGCCGATGCAGCGGCGACCTTGCTGGCGCTGATCGATCTCTGGCAGGTGACGCCGGAACGCGCGGCACTCTACCAGCTTGCTGAAAGACTCGGCGCCGACGTGCCGGTTTGCCTCGACGGCCGCCCCGCTTTCGTGGGCGGCGTGGGCGAGGATATTGTCCCCGCCGGCACCTTGCCGAGGATGCATATCCTATTGGTCAATCCGCTGGTCGAGACGCCGACCCCTGCCGTCTTCAAGGCGCGCCGGGGCGATTTCTCAAATCCGGCCCGCTGGGCGAGACCGCCGGCGACGCCGCAGGATCTCGCTGCCTATCTGCTGGGGCGCCGGAACGACCTGACCGATCCGGCGATTACCGTGGCACCCGCCGTCGCCGCTGTGCTGGACGCGATTGCCGCCACACCGGATTGCCTCCTTGCGCGCCTTTCCGGCAGCGGCGCCACCTGTTTCGGTCTATATGCCGATGCCGCCAGGGCAGCGCAGGCCCGGGCGGCCGTGCTGGCTGGGCACCCCGATTGGTGGGCCCAAGAAGCCCCGATCTCCTGA
- a CDS encoding ATP-dependent helicase: MTESTDISALNAPYLGGLNDRQREAVLALDGPVLVLAGAGTGKTRVLTTRLAHILTSGLAWPSQILAVTFTNKAANEMKERIGRLIGRPVEGWWLGTFHALAARILRSQAELVGLKPNFTIVSTDDQLRLVKQLIEAEGLDSQRWPSRVVLGIIERWKDRGLAPDKVSRAELAEVASGRILDLYHAYQQRLLTLNACDFGDLLLHNLTIFRTAPDQLERYQQQFRYILVDEYQDTNVAQYLWLRALAQGHKNICCVGDDDQSVYGWRGAEVENILKFEKDFPGAKVIRLEQNYRSTPHILAAASGLIAHNEGRLGKTLWTDVPEGEKVRVIGAWDGTEEARQIGDEIETLQRRGSELKDIAILVRAGFQTREFEERFITLGIPYRVIGGPRFYERQEIRDALAYLRLIHQADDGLAFERIVNTPRRGLGDTTLKQLNEIARAQSLSIPEVARQIVSTDELKPAARRALGSFMNDVARWRQMASATHHAELAQIVLDESGYTAMWQQDKSIEAPGRLENLKELVRALEDFESLESFLDHVSLVMENAESGPRDQVSIMTLHGAKGLEFDTVFLPGWEEGLFPHPRALDENGIKGLEEERRLAYVGITRARKLAIIGHAGSRRIHNQWQNSLPSRFLAELPKENIDRQDHVGFTPPKPSGFGAQTWGGNAGGGNAHPWTSNGRSFSQRKPQTIDVEAELLPSSSGVYPSGTRVFHQKFGYGKVLTADGDKLEIAFDKAGVKKVMAGFVLPAEKAG; this comes from the coding sequence ATGACCGAATCGACCGATATATCCGCCCTTAATGCCCCCTATCTCGGTGGGCTCAACGATCGCCAGCGCGAAGCCGTCCTGGCGTTGGACGGCCCTGTTCTGGTGCTGGCTGGCGCCGGCACCGGCAAGACGCGCGTCCTCACCACGAGGCTGGCGCATATCCTCACCTCTGGCCTTGCCTGGCCGTCGCAGATCCTCGCGGTGACCTTCACCAACAAGGCCGCCAACGAGATGAAGGAGCGCATCGGCCGTCTCATCGGCCGCCCGGTCGAGGGCTGGTGGCTGGGTACCTTCCATGCCCTGGCGGCGCGCATCCTGCGCAGCCAGGCGGAACTCGTTGGCTTGAAGCCCAACTTCACCATCGTCTCCACCGACGACCAGCTGCGTCTCGTCAAGCAATTGATCGAAGCGGAAGGTCTCGATTCACAGCGCTGGCCCTCGCGCGTCGTGCTGGGGATCATCGAGCGCTGGAAGGATCGCGGCCTCGCGCCCGACAAGGTCAGCCGTGCCGAATTGGCCGAGGTGGCCTCGGGCCGCATCCTCGACCTCTATCACGCCTATCAGCAGCGCCTGCTCACCTTGAACGCCTGCGATTTCGGCGATCTGCTGCTGCATAACCTCACCATCTTCCGCACGGCGCCGGACCAGTTGGAGCGTTACCAGCAGCAGTTCCGTTACATCCTGGTCGACGAGTACCAGGATACCAACGTCGCCCAGTATCTGTGGCTGCGCGCCTTGGCTCAGGGGCACAAGAACATCTGCTGCGTCGGTGACGACGATCAGTCGGTCTATGGCTGGCGTGGCGCCGAGGTTGAAAACATCCTGAAGTTTGAAAAGGATTTTCCCGGCGCCAAGGTCATTCGTCTGGAACAGAACTACCGCTCGACGCCGCATATTCTTGCCGCGGCCTCCGGCCTCATCGCCCATAACGAAGGGCGCCTTGGCAAGACGCTCTGGACCGACGTGCCGGAGGGCGAAAAGGTGCGCGTCATCGGTGCCTGGGACGGCACGGAAGAAGCGCGCCAGATCGGCGACGAGATCGAAACGCTGCAGCGGCGCGGCAGCGAACTCAAGGACATCGCCATCCTGGTGCGCGCCGGCTTCCAGACCCGCGAATTCGAAGAACGTTTCATCACGCTAGGTATTCCCTACCGCGTCATCGGCGGCCCGCGCTTTTATGAACGGCAGGAAATTCGCGATGCGCTGGCATATCTCCGCCTCATCCACCAGGCAGATGACGGCCTCGCCTTCGAGCGCATCGTCAACACGCCGCGCCGGGGCTTAGGCGATACGACGCTGAAGCAGCTCAACGAGATTGCCCGCGCGCAATCGCTCTCGATCCCGGAAGTCGCGCGCCAGATCGTCTCGACCGATGAGCTCAAACCCGCCGCCCGGCGCGCGCTCGGGTCCTTCATGAATGACGTGGCCCGCTGGCGGCAGATGGCAAGCGCCACGCACCATGCAGAACTGGCACAGATTGTCTTGGACGAAAGTGGCTACACGGCGATGTGGCAGCAGGACAAGTCGATCGAAGCACCGGGCCGGCTCGAGAATTTGAAGGAACTCGTGCGTGCGCTTGAGGATTTCGAAAGCCTCGAAAGCTTCCTCGATCACGTGTCGCTGGTGATGGAGAATGCCGAAAGCGGTCCGCGCGACCAGGTCTCGATCATGACCCTCCATGGCGCCAAGGGCCTCGAATTCGATACCGTCTTCCTGCCCGGTTGGGAGGAGGGGCTTTTTCCCCACCCGCGGGCACTCGACGAGAACGGCATCAAGGGGCTGGAGGAAGAACGGCGTCTTGCTTATGTCGGCATCACACGCGCAAGGAAACTGGCGATCATCGGCCATGCCGGGTCGCGGCGCATTCATAACCAGTGGCAGAACTCGCTGCCCTCGCGCTTCCTTGCCGAATTGCCCAAGGAAAACATCGACCGACAGGACCATGTCGGGTTCACACCGCCCAAGCCATCCGGTTTCGGTGCCCAGACCTGGGGCGGCAATGCGGGGGGCGGCAACGCCCATCCCTGGACCAGCAATGGCCGCTCGTTCAGCCAACGGAAGCCGCAGACCATCGACGTCGAGGCCGAACTGCTGCCCAGTTCGTCCGGCGTCTATCCGTCCGGCACGCGGGTCTTTCATCAGAAATTCGGCTACGGCAAGGTCTTGACCGCCGATGGCGACAAGCTCGAAATCGCCTTTGACAAGGCGGGCGTCAAAAAGGTCATGGCCGGCTTCGTGCTGCCTGCGGAAAAGGCGGGGTGA